In a single window of the Acyrthosiphon pisum isolate AL4f chromosome X, pea_aphid_22Mar2018_4r6ur, whole genome shotgun sequence genome:
- the LOC103308469 gene encoding ATP-dependent DNA helicase PIF1-like, producing the protein MAHKKGPEALHKTLQHLNNNKYIMGKVVVILAGDFRQTLPVITHGTTADQIDACLKKSYLWKYTKIIMLKKNMRVFLTGDPTLSTFSEQLLLLGNGKWKEDSDGTVEFPSNFCNIVKSIESLKTHVFPDMQKNYINHEWICERAILAPTNNKVDDINKDILNSLPGESKIYKSIDSVCNPEDSIHYPMEFLNSSTIPGLPPHILTLKIGAPIMILRNINPPKLCNGTRLSVKSLKNNVIEATILTGCGKGEVVYIPRIPIKPSDVPFGFERLQFPVKLAFTFTINKSQG; encoded by the coding sequence ATGGCACATAAAAAAGGTCCAGAGGCATTGCATAAAACTTTACaacatttgaataacaataaatatataatgggaAAAGTAGTGGTTATTTTAGCAGGTGACTTCCGACAAACATTACCGGTAATAACACATGGAACAACTGCTGACCAAATTGATGCATGTTTGAAAAAATCTTATCTTTGGAAATATACAaagataataatgttaaaaaaaaacatgagaGTATTTTTAACAGGTGATCCTACACTATCAACTTTTTCAGAACAATTACTACTTCTTGGTAATGGGAAATGGAAGGAAGATTCGGATGGTACTGTGGAATTTCCATCAAATTTttgcaatattgtaaaatcaattgaaTCTTTAAAAACTCATGTATTTCCTGATATGCAAAAGAATTATATCAATCATGAATGGATATGTGAAAGAGCCATACTTGCACCGACAAATAATAAAGTAGATGatattaataaagatatattaaaCTCTCTCCCAGgagaaagtaaaatatataaatcaattgatTCCGTATGCAATCCCGAAGATTCAATACACTATCCAATGGAGTTTTTAAATTCTTCGACAATACCAGGTTTACCTCCTcatatattaactttaaaaattggAGCACCTATCatgattttaagaaatattaatccACCTAAATTATGCAATGGAACCCGTTTAAGTGTAAAatctttgaaaaataatgtaatagaaGCTACAATATTAACCGGATGTGGAAAAGGTGAAGTCGTATATATACCAAGAATACCTATTAAACCCAGTGATGTTCCGTTTGGATTTGAGCGATTACAGTTCCCGGTAAAACTTGCATTCACCTTCACCATAAATAAATCTCAAGGTTAA